The following are from one region of the Actinomyces sp. oral taxon 897 genome:
- the uvrC gene encoding excinuclease ABC subunit UvrC, whose protein sequence is MADPSTYRPAPGEIPAAPGVYRFLDGQGRVIYVGKAKSLRARLSSYFQDLSALHPRTRTMVTTAAAVEWTVVSTEVESLALEYSWIKEFNPRFNVMYKDDKSYPYLAVTMSETYPRVQVVRGARRAGTRYFGPFVQAWSIRETLDQLLRVFPVRSCAPGVLRRAQASGRPCLLGYIDKCSAPCVGRVSQAEHRALAEDLCAFMSGRTGPYLRQVESEMRAAAAALDFERAARLRDDAAALRKVVERNAVVLPDATDADVFALVRDELTAAVQVFHVRGGRVRGQRGWVIDLVDAPGDAELVHRLLQQVYGALPDPADPGPGARDAGAPPRSGPTTSLGVGERAPADPAPRADPAPGPARRAATSVDDVAHTATTAVPREILVPVLPQDAGAVTDWLCGLRGGRVEVRVPRRGDKAALMDTVRRNAEEALRLHKTRRAGDLTQRSAALEELAEALDLPEAPLRIECYDVSHTQGTYQVASMVVFEDGAPRKADYRRFTVRGQDGAGAVDDTAAMAEVLARRFRRLVAEQGAGPGDAGAGTVDGTPVDDDGLPIASGPIDPATGRARRFSYAPSLVVVDGGLPQVRAVRAVLDDLGVEVPLVGLAKRLEEVWVPGEEFPVILPRTSPALYLLQHLRDESHRFAITHHRKKRSAGMTRSVLDSVPGLGPARQAALLKEFGSVRRLRGASVEDLTRVRGIGEALAGTILAYLNGPGPAPGGSGPRDRRTPP, encoded by the coding sequence ATGGCCGACCCGTCCACCTACCGGCCCGCTCCCGGGGAGATCCCCGCCGCGCCGGGCGTCTACCGATTCCTGGACGGTCAGGGCCGCGTCATCTACGTGGGCAAGGCCAAGAGCCTGCGCGCCCGCCTGTCCAGCTACTTCCAGGACCTGTCCGCCCTGCACCCGCGCACCCGCACCATGGTCACCACCGCGGCCGCCGTGGAGTGGACGGTGGTGTCCACCGAGGTGGAGTCCCTGGCGCTGGAGTACTCCTGGATCAAGGAGTTCAACCCCCGCTTCAACGTCATGTACAAGGACGACAAGTCCTACCCCTACCTGGCGGTCACCATGTCCGAGACCTACCCGCGCGTCCAGGTGGTGCGCGGGGCCCGCAGGGCCGGGACCCGCTACTTCGGCCCCTTCGTGCAGGCCTGGTCCATACGCGAGACCCTCGACCAGCTCCTGCGGGTCTTCCCGGTGCGCTCCTGCGCCCCCGGGGTCCTGCGGCGCGCCCAGGCCTCGGGGCGCCCCTGCCTGCTGGGCTACATCGACAAGTGCTCCGCCCCCTGCGTGGGTCGCGTCAGCCAGGCGGAGCACCGCGCCCTGGCCGAGGACCTGTGCGCCTTCATGTCCGGGCGCACCGGCCCCTACCTGCGCCAGGTCGAGTCCGAGATGAGGGCGGCGGCCGCCGCCCTGGACTTTGAGAGGGCCGCCCGCCTGCGCGACGACGCCGCCGCCCTGCGCAAGGTCGTCGAGCGCAACGCCGTCGTCCTGCCCGACGCCACCGACGCCGACGTCTTCGCCCTGGTACGCGACGAGCTCACCGCCGCCGTCCAGGTCTTCCACGTCCGGGGCGGGCGGGTGCGCGGGCAGCGCGGGTGGGTCATCGACCTGGTGGACGCCCCCGGTGACGCCGAGCTCGTCCACAGGCTGCTCCAGCAGGTCTACGGGGCCCTGCCCGACCCCGCCGACCCGGGCCCCGGGGCGCGGGACGCGGGCGCGCCCCCGCGCTCTGGCCCCACCACGAGCCTGGGCGTGGGGGAGCGCGCCCCCGCCGACCCGGCGCCGCGCGCCGACCCCGCCCCCGGGCCCGCCCGCCGGGCGGCCACCAGCGTGGACGACGTGGCCCACACCGCCACCACCGCGGTGCCCCGCGAGATCCTGGTGCCGGTCCTGCCCCAGGACGCCGGGGCCGTCACGGACTGGCTCTGCGGCCTGCGCGGGGGCCGGGTGGAGGTGCGCGTCCCCCGGCGCGGTGACAAGGCCGCCCTCATGGACACGGTGCGCAGGAACGCCGAGGAGGCCCTGCGCCTGCACAAGACCCGCCGGGCCGGGGACCTGACCCAGCGCTCGGCCGCCCTGGAGGAGCTCGCCGAGGCCCTCGACCTGCCCGAGGCCCCCCTGCGCATTGAGTGCTACGACGTCTCCCACACCCAGGGCACCTACCAGGTCGCCTCCATGGTCGTCTTCGAGGACGGGGCGCCGCGCAAGGCCGACTACCGCCGCTTCACCGTCCGCGGCCAGGACGGGGCCGGGGCGGTGGACGACACCGCCGCCATGGCCGAGGTCCTCGCCCGCCGCTTTAGGCGGCTCGTCGCCGAGCAGGGCGCCGGGCCCGGGGACGCGGGCGCCGGGACCGTCGACGGCACGCCCGTCGATGACGACGGCCTCCCCATTGCCTCCGGCCCGATCGACCCCGCCACCGGCCGCGCCAGACGCTTCTCCTACGCCCCCAGCCTGGTGGTGGTCGACGGCGGCCTGCCCCAGGTGCGCGCCGTGCGCGCCGTCCTGGACGACCTGGGCGTGGAGGTACCCCTGGTGGGCCTGGCCAAGCGCCTGGAGGAGGTGTGGGTGCCGGGCGAGGAGTTCCCCGTCATCCTGCCCCGCACCTCACCGGCCCTCTACCTGCTCCAGCACCTGCGCGACGAGTCTCACCGCTTCGCCATCACCCACCACCGTAAGAAGCGCTCGGCGGGCATGACCCGCTCGGTCCTGGACTCGGTCCCCGGCCTGGGGCCCGCCCGCCAGGCCGCGCTGCTCAAGGAGTTCGGCAGCGTCAGGCGCCTACGCGGTGCCAGCGTGGAGGACCTCACCCGGGTCAGGGGCATCGGGGAGGCCCTGGCGGGTACGATCCTGGCCTACCTCAACGGCCCGGGCCCCGCGCCCGGCGGCTCCGGGCCCCGTGACAGAAGGACGCCCCCGTGA
- a CDS encoding HAD family hydrolase, protein MGRNSQVVLLDVDGTLVDYDNQLPPSAVRAVRRARAAGRRVYVCTGRSRAEVPEEIWDIGLDGMIGGNGAYVEDDGRVLLHRHLSREQCQAVTVWLRARGLVFYLEANSGLYAPPAFREGARPAIRSYAAGRGRDARDLEVEDVLTGLVLTEDLVRGDVNKISFVLSSWADVEAARERFPDLLVGSWGGRGHEALFGDVALPAASKVEAVDVLLAALGARLEDTVAFGDAVVDIGMLRHCGTGVAMGNAAPQVKEAADLVTDDVEEDGLAHAFERLGLTG, encoded by the coding sequence ATGGGGCGCAACAGCCAGGTCGTCCTCCTGGACGTGGACGGCACCCTCGTGGACTACGACAACCAGCTGCCGCCCTCGGCGGTGCGGGCGGTACGCCGCGCCCGGGCGGCGGGCAGGCGCGTCTACGTGTGCACCGGACGCTCACGCGCGGAGGTGCCCGAGGAGATCTGGGACATCGGCCTGGACGGCATGATCGGCGGCAACGGCGCCTACGTGGAGGACGACGGCCGGGTCCTGCTCCACCGGCACCTGTCCCGGGAGCAGTGCCAGGCGGTCACGGTCTGGCTGCGCGCCCGCGGCCTGGTCTTCTACCTGGAGGCCAACTCCGGCCTGTACGCCCCACCGGCCTTCCGCGAGGGGGCCCGCCCCGCTATCCGGTCCTACGCGGCCGGGCGGGGGCGGGACGCGCGGGACCTGGAGGTGGAGGACGTCCTGACCGGCCTGGTCCTCACCGAGGACCTGGTGCGCGGTGACGTCAACAAGATCAGCTTCGTGCTGTCCTCCTGGGCCGACGTGGAGGCGGCCCGGGAGCGCTTCCCCGACCTGCTGGTGGGCTCCTGGGGCGGGCGCGGGCACGAGGCCCTGTTCGGGGACGTCGCCCTGCCCGCGGCCAGCAAGGTGGAGGCCGTGGACGTCCTGCTCGCCGCTCTCGGGGCCCGCCTGGAGGACACGGTCGCCTTCGGGGACGCCGTGGTGGACATTGGCATGCTCCGGCACTGCGGCACCGGGGTGGCCATGGGCAACGCCGCCCCGCAGGTCAAGGAGGCGGCCGACCTGGTCACCGACGACGTGGAGGAGGACGGCCTGGCCCACGCCTTCGAGCGCCTGGGGCTGACCGGGTAG
- a CDS encoding inositol monophosphatase family protein, producing MSLTDVETTTVAAEAAARVHRSWAGRQLGRRWKSGADFATDVDVAAEVAVLAVLREQRPHDAVVAEESGRSGPQDAERVWLVDPLCGTLNYAAGQGPYGASVTLTRGDDVLAAAVAEPHRLTWTDGTRAFTRVAGRDEPTAPSASSRIVEILMETVDPDEQGFSSARFWRSPALRTLSPRFVGTGIALAWVATGLRAGFVLPGWREASVHFSSGIGICRAAGCVLTDLRGGPLHLGHDGLLCAADAATHALLLAGVAEQLG from the coding sequence ATGAGCCTGACTGACGTCGAGACCACCACTGTCGCAGCCGAGGCCGCCGCGCGGGTCCATCGCTCGTGGGCCGGCAGGCAGCTGGGACGGCGCTGGAAGTCCGGGGCCGACTTCGCCACCGACGTGGACGTCGCGGCTGAGGTCGCCGTCCTGGCTGTCCTGCGTGAGCAGCGTCCCCACGACGCGGTGGTCGCCGAGGAGTCCGGTCGCAGCGGGCCGCAGGACGCGGAGCGCGTATGGCTCGTGGACCCGCTGTGCGGCACTCTCAACTACGCTGCCGGGCAGGGGCCCTACGGCGCCTCGGTGACCCTCACGCGCGGCGACGACGTGCTGGCTGCAGCCGTCGCGGAGCCACACCGGCTGACCTGGACGGACGGGACGAGGGCCTTCACCCGTGTCGCCGGTCGCGACGAGCCCACCGCCCCGAGCGCGTCCTCGCGGATCGTCGAGATCCTCATGGAGACGGTCGACCCCGACGAGCAGGGTTTCTCCTCAGCTCGATTCTGGCGGTCCCCGGCCTTGCGGACCCTGAGCCCCCGGTTCGTAGGCACCGGGATCGCCCTGGCCTGGGTGGCCACCGGACTGCGTGCGGGCTTCGTCCTGCCGGGGTGGCGCGAGGCCAGCGTCCACTTCTCCAGCGGGATCGGGATCTGCCGAGCCGCGGGCTGTGTCCTGACTGATCTGCGCGGTGGGCCGCTCCACCTCGGCCACGACGGTCTCCTGTGCGCCGCCGACGCCGCGACCCACGCCCTGCTGCTGGCCGGGGTCGCCGAGCAGCTTGGCTGA
- a CDS encoding UTP--glucose-1-phosphate uridylyltransferase, producing the protein MSKNGLSAALAKMRDAGVAPQAMNVFSHYYGELERGATGLVPEETIEPLRQVASVDDVEVSEHDARQALGRTVLIRLNGGLGTSMGLERAKTLLPVRDGRTFLDLLVAQVMAARARYDVTLPLVLMNSFRTRQDTLAALAAYPDLEVEGLPLDFVQNQEPKLRADDLTPVTWDADPTLEWCPPGHGDIYTALVSSGVLDALLERGYRYAMTANADNLGAAPSARIAGWFAATGAPYAPEVCRRTPADVKGGHLAVRRSDGRIILRDTAQTPADQMHYFTDQFRHPFFHTNNLWFDLRVLRQTLEERDGILGLPLIRNTKTVDPADPSSTPVIQLETAMGAAVEAFEGATAVEVPRSRFQPVKTTNDLLLVRSDAYELNADGLLVQVAEQACTVSLDARYYRTIADFEARFPAGPPSLRGARTLRVEGDWTFGAGVVATGDAHLGPDGAPGTVPDGARI; encoded by the coding sequence ATGAGCAAGAACGGCCTGTCCGCAGCCCTGGCCAAGATGCGCGACGCCGGCGTCGCGCCCCAGGCCATGAACGTCTTCAGCCACTACTACGGCGAGCTCGAGCGGGGGGCCACCGGGCTCGTCCCCGAGGAGACCATTGAGCCGCTGAGGCAGGTCGCCTCCGTGGACGACGTCGAGGTCAGCGAGCACGACGCCCGCCAGGCCCTGGGCCGTACCGTCCTGATCAGGCTCAACGGCGGGCTGGGCACCTCCATGGGCCTGGAGCGGGCCAAGACCCTGCTGCCCGTGCGCGACGGCAGGACCTTCCTGGACCTGCTGGTGGCCCAGGTCATGGCCGCCCGCGCCAGGTACGACGTCACCCTGCCCCTGGTCCTCATGAACTCCTTCCGCACCCGCCAGGACACCCTGGCGGCCCTGGCCGCCTACCCCGACCTGGAGGTGGAGGGCCTGCCCCTGGACTTCGTGCAGAACCAGGAGCCCAAGCTGAGGGCCGACGACCTGACGCCCGTGACCTGGGACGCCGACCCCACGCTGGAGTGGTGCCCCCCCGGGCACGGCGACATCTACACCGCCCTGGTGTCCTCCGGCGTCCTGGACGCCCTGCTGGAGCGCGGCTACCGCTACGCCATGACCGCCAACGCCGACAACCTGGGTGCCGCCCCCTCAGCCCGCATCGCCGGCTGGTTCGCGGCCACCGGCGCCCCCTACGCCCCCGAGGTGTGCCGACGCACCCCTGCCGACGTCAAGGGCGGCCACCTGGCGGTGCGCAGGAGCGACGGGCGCATTATCCTGCGCGACACCGCCCAGACGCCGGCCGACCAGATGCACTACTTCACCGACCAGTTCCGCCACCCCTTCTTCCACACCAACAACCTGTGGTTCGACCTGCGCGTCCTGCGCCAGACCCTGGAGGAGCGCGACGGCATCCTGGGCCTGCCCCTGATCAGGAACACCAAGACGGTGGACCCCGCCGACCCCTCCTCCACCCCCGTCATCCAGCTGGAGACCGCCATGGGGGCGGCCGTGGAGGCCTTCGAGGGGGCCACCGCCGTGGAGGTGCCGCGCAGCCGCTTCCAGCCGGTAAAGACCACCAACGACCTGCTCCTGGTGCGCTCCGACGCCTACGAGCTCAACGCCGACGGGCTGCTGGTCCAGGTGGCGGAGCAGGCCTGTACGGTGAGCCTGGACGCCCGCTACTACAGGACGATCGCCGACTTCGAGGCCCGCTTCCCCGCGGGCCCGCCCTCCCTGCGCGGTGCCCGCACCCTGAGGGTGGAGGGGGACTGGACCTTCGGGGCCGGCGTCGTGGCCACCGGTGACGCCCACCTGGGCCCCGACGGCGCGCCGGGCACCGTCCCCGACGGCGCCCGCATCTAA
- a CDS encoding DUF2339 domain-containing protein yields MSAPYPPGLTPEPAPPTQADALDPVDVDVLARLDRLERKLDWVATRVARIAASPAARYQPAPPQAAAPAGPAQAPRSRPSPAAGSPGGAPPDGAPGAAHDPRPHTVPATRPSLAVPGASAATRAVIAAMDAWSPDDAPAVRAQPVSRPGDQAATPRPTPYAPPSRPSPAPYQPPPEQRSEIEDVDALPDWMARMTQEGNLGRYLLSAAAALLVALAGISLIALTWDSIPDLVKVGSLALLAGGLTAAGTWVAGHRPGLRVAGATLTGTGGVLGFVSAIGAVLLETLPAYPALALMALWALFLLVLSARTRQVFTTVVSTLGALVTVWFATDWAVRTPDQTFLACATTLLYVVLFATGTAVLSEQGRSGRWSPGMPAASLVLTAFTLVRLPVPTFQAASPLVDTLMILATGTLGLCQAAHWSSLLWRNGHRSLTGADWCLGHALVLGAVARVLHGAAQRSLTGATPAAVHGQQTLVILLALVVTGGSALLLLTPFAERAWRQRAAPTVLGASVLLGLVAVSVEPHTYLTTVLVLVVCALSALRVGAFVPLLTLLAAGAALILPGDTLTDVLLLAAGAAVALGGSLLLEYLLPERETADQEPGRENLLTAAAWVAALVLTVLPANLLWRRLPSGDVARTLPVLVAALVVMALVGLGLCARELTPLVLLGGSARGQRAGSPGTPGATTLPTPQIWVTTVASWALAVSLLSVGQADSSWPWKAACAVVVLALCATAVWLTAPWTRDEPGLLLLVTATTTLLVWGTVVALTDVTVQGMTMSGVVLATGTVCIIGGFLRRLTTLRHYGLLVVLAAVLKLAVVDVGTQSSLVRIAALAVGGLVCFLLSLAYNRLAAQEPAPPQAPGAPPGAPFPAPGPVRPPSAP; encoded by the coding sequence ATGTCGGCCCCCTACCCTCCCGGTCTCACCCCCGAGCCGGCCCCACCCACCCAGGCAGACGCCCTGGACCCCGTGGACGTCGATGTCCTCGCCCGCCTGGACCGCCTGGAACGCAAGCTGGACTGGGTGGCCACCCGGGTCGCCCGGATCGCCGCCAGCCCGGCCGCCCGCTACCAGCCCGCGCCACCGCAGGCGGCCGCACCGGCCGGACCGGCGCAGGCACCCCGGTCGCGCCCCTCCCCCGCCGCAGGGTCCCCCGGCGGGGCGCCACCGGACGGCGCGCCCGGAGCGGCCCACGACCCGCGCCCGCACACCGTCCCGGCGACGCGCCCCTCTCTGGCCGTCCCCGGTGCGTCCGCGGCGACGAGGGCCGTCATCGCGGCCATGGACGCATGGTCCCCGGATGACGCCCCGGCCGTCAGGGCGCAGCCGGTCAGCCGCCCGGGCGACCAGGCCGCCACGCCGCGGCCCACCCCGTACGCACCGCCCTCCCGCCCCTCCCCCGCCCCCTACCAGCCGCCCCCGGAGCAGCGCTCCGAGATCGAGGACGTGGACGCCCTGCCGGACTGGATGGCACGGATGACCCAGGAGGGCAACCTCGGACGCTACCTGCTGTCCGCCGCCGCGGCCCTGCTCGTGGCCCTGGCCGGTATCAGCCTCATCGCCCTGACCTGGGACTCCATCCCCGACCTGGTCAAGGTCGGCTCCCTGGCGCTCCTGGCGGGCGGGCTGACGGCCGCCGGGACGTGGGTGGCCGGCCACCGCCCCGGCCTGAGGGTGGCGGGGGCCACCCTGACGGGGACCGGCGGGGTCCTGGGGTTCGTGTCCGCCATCGGGGCGGTGCTGCTGGAGACGCTCCCCGCCTACCCCGCCCTGGCCCTCATGGCCCTGTGGGCCCTGTTCCTCCTGGTCCTGTCGGCACGCACCCGCCAGGTCTTCACCACCGTGGTCTCCACCCTGGGCGCCCTGGTCACCGTGTGGTTCGCCACCGACTGGGCCGTGCGCACCCCCGACCAGACGTTCCTGGCCTGCGCCACGACCCTGCTCTACGTCGTGCTGTTCGCGACCGGCACCGCCGTCCTGTCCGAGCAGGGCCGGTCCGGCCGGTGGAGCCCCGGGATGCCCGCCGCCTCCCTGGTGCTGACCGCCTTCACCCTGGTCCGCCTGCCGGTGCCCACCTTCCAGGCGGCCAGCCCCCTGGTGGACACCCTCATGATCCTGGCCACCGGCACCCTGGGGCTGTGCCAGGCCGCCCACTGGTCCTCCCTGCTGTGGCGCAACGGGCACCGCTCCCTGACCGGCGCCGACTGGTGCCTGGGCCACGCCCTGGTGCTGGGGGCGGTGGCGCGCGTCCTGCACGGGGCCGCCCAGCGCAGCCTGACGGGCGCCACCCCCGCGGCGGTGCACGGCCAGCAGACCCTGGTGATCCTGCTGGCCCTGGTGGTCACCGGGGGCTCGGCCCTGCTCCTGCTGACCCCCTTCGCCGAGCGGGCCTGGCGCCAGCGCGCCGCCCCCACCGTCCTGGGGGCCTCCGTCCTGCTGGGGCTGGTCGCCGTCAGCGTCGAGCCCCACACCTACCTGACGACCGTGCTGGTCCTGGTCGTGTGCGCCCTGTCGGCCCTGCGCGTGGGCGCGTTCGTGCCCCTCCTGACGCTCCTGGCCGCCGGGGCCGCGCTCATCCTGCCCGGGGACACCCTCACCGACGTCCTGCTCCTGGCCGCCGGGGCGGCCGTCGCCCTCGGCGGCTCCCTGCTCCTGGAGTACCTGCTGCCCGAGCGCGAGACGGCGGACCAGGAGCCCGGTCGGGAGAACCTCCTCACCGCCGCGGCCTGGGTGGCGGCCCTGGTCCTGACCGTCCTGCCCGCCAACCTCCTGTGGCGCCGCCTGCCGTCCGGTGACGTCGCCCGCACCCTGCCGGTCCTGGTGGCGGCCCTGGTCGTCATGGCCCTGGTGGGCCTGGGGCTGTGCGCCAGGGAGCTGACCCCCCTGGTCCTGCTGGGCGGGAGCGCCCGGGGCCAGCGCGCCGGCTCCCCGGGGACGCCCGGGGCCACCACCCTGCCCACGCCCCAGATCTGGGTCACCACGGTGGCCTCGTGGGCCCTGGCCGTGTCCCTGCTGTCCGTGGGCCAGGCGGACTCCTCGTGGCCGTGGAAGGCGGCCTGCGCCGTGGTCGTCCTGGCCCTGTGCGCCACCGCGGTCTGGCTCACGGCCCCGTGGACCCGTGACGAGCCCGGCCTCCTGCTCCTCGTCACGGCGACGACCACCCTCCTGGTGTGGGGGACCGTCGTCGCGCTCACCGACGTCACGGTGCAGGGGATGACCATGTCCGGGGTCGTCCTGGCCACCGGCACCGTGTGCATTATCGGAGGCTTCCTCAGGCGGCTGACCACCCTGCGCCACTACGGGCTGCTCGTGGTCCTGGCGGCCGTGCTCAAGCTCGCGGTCGTGGACGTGGGCACGCAGAGCTCCCTGGTACGCATCGCGGCCCTGGCCGTCGGGGGGCTGGTCTGCTTCCTGCTGTCCCTGGCCTACAACCGGCTGGCGGCCCAGGAGCCCGCACCGCCGCAGGCCCCGGGCGCACCGCCGGGCGCGCCGTTCCCGGCGCCGGGGCCCGTACGGCCCCCCTCCGCCCCCTAG
- the uvrA gene encoding excinuclease ABC subunit UvrA translates to MNDSLIIRGAREHNLKGVDLDLPREKMIVFTGLSGSGKSSLAFDTIFAEGQRRYVESLSSYARQFLGQMDKPDIDFIEGLSPAVSIDQKSTSRNPRSTVGTVTEVYDYLRLLYARAGIQHCPVCDAVISSQTPQQIVDQVRALPEGTRFQVLAPVVRGRKGEYTELFGELRGRGFNRVRVDGQVWRLDDVPALSKKLKHDIEVVVDRLVVREGVRQRLTDSVETALGLADGLVVIEQVDLGADDPDRWRRFSERRACPNEHPLALDEMEPRTFSFNAPYGACPECSGLGTRLEVDPELVVPDEELTLAQGAVAPWTVHQKHFTRQLAALGEELAFSVDTPWRALPERARQAILRGRDYQVQVRYRNRWGRERVYSTGFEGVLDYVMRKHDETESDLSRERYEAYMRQVPCPACRGARLRPEVLAVRVGGRSIAELCDLPVGEARDFLAGLSLTGQAARIAGSVLAEVNARLGFLVDVGLDYLSLSRGAATLSGGEAQRIRLATQIGSGLVGVLYVLDEPSIGLHQRDNARLIETLQRLRDLGNTLIVVEHDEDTIRAADWVVDIGPGAGERGGQVVHSGPVGALADVPGSVTGDYLAGRRRIEVPDRRRRRERGREVTVVGARENNLRDVTVSFPLGLLTAVTGVSGSGKSSLVNSVLYQVLANRLNHARGVPGRHRTVRGLENLDKVVHVDQSPIGRTPRSNPATYTGVWDHVRKIFASVPESRVRGYGPGRFSFNVKGGRCEACKGDGTLRIEMNFLPDVYVPCEVCHGARYNRETLEIRYKDRTVADVLDMTISQAADFFASTPVVARHLTTLTDVGLGYVRLGQSATTLSGGEAQRVKLAAELQRRSTGRTVYVLDEPTTGLHFEDIRRLLSVLQGLVDKGNTVVVIEHNLDVIANADWVVDLGPEGGSGGGSVVAAGTPEQVAQVEGSYTGRFLARLLARRPD, encoded by the coding sequence GTGAACGACTCCCTCATTATCCGCGGCGCACGAGAGCACAACCTCAAGGGCGTGGACCTGGACCTGCCGCGCGAGAAGATGATCGTCTTCACCGGGCTGTCCGGCTCGGGCAAGTCCTCCCTGGCCTTCGACACGATCTTCGCCGAGGGCCAGCGCCGCTACGTGGAGTCCCTGTCCTCCTACGCCCGCCAGTTCCTGGGCCAGATGGACAAGCCGGACATCGACTTCATCGAGGGCCTGAGCCCGGCGGTGTCCATCGATCAGAAGTCCACCTCCCGCAACCCGCGCTCCACGGTGGGCACCGTCACCGAGGTCTACGACTACCTGCGCCTGCTCTACGCCCGCGCCGGGATCCAGCACTGCCCGGTGTGCGACGCCGTCATCTCCTCCCAGACCCCCCAGCAGATCGTGGACCAGGTCCGTGCCCTGCCCGAGGGTACCCGCTTCCAGGTCCTGGCCCCCGTGGTGCGCGGGCGCAAGGGCGAGTACACCGAGCTGTTCGGGGAGCTGCGGGGCCGGGGCTTCAACCGCGTCCGGGTGGACGGCCAGGTCTGGCGGCTCGACGACGTCCCGGCCCTGTCCAAGAAGCTCAAGCACGACATCGAGGTGGTCGTGGACCGCCTGGTCGTGCGCGAGGGCGTGCGCCAGCGCCTGACCGACTCGGTGGAGACCGCCCTGGGGCTGGCCGACGGCCTGGTGGTCATTGAGCAGGTGGACCTGGGGGCCGACGACCCGGACCGCTGGCGCCGCTTCTCCGAGCGGCGGGCCTGCCCCAACGAGCACCCCCTGGCCCTGGACGAGATGGAGCCGCGTACCTTCTCCTTCAACGCCCCCTACGGGGCCTGCCCGGAGTGCTCGGGCCTGGGGACCCGCCTGGAGGTCGACCCCGAGCTCGTGGTCCCCGACGAGGAGCTCACCCTGGCCCAGGGCGCCGTCGCCCCCTGGACCGTCCACCAGAAGCACTTCACCCGTCAGCTGGCGGCCCTGGGCGAGGAGCTGGCGTTCAGCGTGGACACCCCCTGGCGGGCCCTGCCCGAGCGCGCCAGGCAGGCGATCCTGCGCGGCCGGGACTACCAGGTCCAGGTGCGCTACCGCAACCGCTGGGGCCGCGAGCGCGTCTACTCCACCGGCTTCGAGGGCGTGCTGGACTACGTCATGCGCAAGCACGACGAGACCGAGTCCGACCTGTCCCGGGAGCGCTACGAGGCCTACATGCGCCAGGTCCCCTGCCCCGCGTGCCGCGGCGCCCGCCTACGCCCCGAGGTCCTGGCGGTGCGCGTGGGGGGCAGGTCCATCGCCGAGCTGTGCGACCTACCGGTGGGCGAGGCCCGGGACTTCCTGGCGGGCCTGTCCCTGACCGGCCAGGCCGCGAGGATCGCCGGCAGCGTGCTGGCCGAGGTCAACGCCCGCCTGGGCTTCCTGGTGGACGTGGGCCTGGACTACCTCAGCCTGTCCCGGGGCGCGGCCACCCTGTCGGGCGGGGAGGCCCAGCGCATCCGCCTGGCCACCCAGATCGGGTCGGGGCTGGTGGGTGTGCTCTACGTGCTGGACGAGCCCAGCATCGGCCTGCACCAGAGGGACAACGCCCGTCTCATTGAGACCCTCCAGCGGCTGCGGGACCTGGGCAACACCCTCATTGTCGTCGAGCACGACGAGGACACCATACGCGCGGCGGACTGGGTGGTGGACATCGGCCCGGGCGCGGGGGAGAGGGGCGGGCAGGTCGTCCACTCCGGGCCGGTGGGCGCCCTGGCCGACGTGCCGGGCTCCGTCACCGGGGACTACCTGGCCGGTCGCCGTCGCATCGAGGTCCCCGACAGGCGGCGCAGGCGCGAGCGGGGCCGGGAGGTCACGGTGGTGGGGGCCCGGGAGAACAACCTGAGGGACGTCACCGTCTCCTTCCCCCTGGGCCTGCTGACCGCCGTCACCGGGGTCTCCGGGTCGGGCAAGTCCTCCCTGGTCAACTCGGTCCTCTACCAGGTGCTGGCCAACCGCCTCAACCACGCCCGGGGCGTGCCCGGACGCCACCGGACCGTGCGCGGCCTGGAGAACCTGGACAAGGTGGTCCACGTCGACCAGTCGCCCATCGGGCGCACCCCGCGCTCCAACCCGGCCACCTACACCGGTGTGTGGGACCACGTGCGCAAGATCTTCGCCTCCGTGCCGGAGTCGAGGGTGCGCGGCTACGGCCCGGGGCGCTTCTCCTTCAATGTCAAGGGCGGGCGCTGCGAGGCCTGTAAGGGCGACGGCACCCTGAGGATCGAGATGAACTTCCTGCCCGACGTCTACGTGCCCTGCGAGGTCTGCCACGGGGCCCGCTACAACCGCGAGACCCTGGAGATCCGCTACAAGGACAGGACGGTGGCCGACGTGCTGGACATGACGATCAGCCAGGCCGCCGACTTCTTCGCCTCGACCCCCGTGGTCGCCCGCCACCTGACCACCCTGACCGACGTGGGCCTGGGCTACGTGCGCCTGGGCCAGTCGGCGACCACCCTGTCGGGGGGTGAGGCCCAGAGGGTCAAGCTGGCCGCCGAGCTCCAGCGCCGCTCCACGGGCCGGACCGTCTACGTGCTGGACGAGCCCACCACCGGCCTGCACTTCGAGGACATCCGCAGGCTGCTGTCGGTGCTCCAGGGCCTGGTGGACAAGGGCAATACCGTGGTGGTCATCGAGCACAACCTCGACGTCATCGCCAACGCCGACTGGGTGGTCGACCTGGGGCCTGAGGGCGGGTCGGGCGGTGGCAGCGTCGTGGCCGCCGGGACCCCCGAGCAGGTGGCTCAGGTGGAGGGCTCCTACACCGGGCGCTTCCTGGCCCGTCTCCTGGCCCGCCGGCCCGACTGA
- a CDS encoding YciI family protein, translating into MSTVFAVEYQYVTDRDQDLDRIRPSHRAFNAALAQAGDLLAAGPYVGTHEALILVHARDEAAALALLEEDPFNQAGLIARRTPREWNPVIGVLA; encoded by the coding sequence GTGAGCACCGTCTTCGCCGTGGAGTACCAGTACGTGACCGACCGGGACCAGGACCTGGACCGGATCCGCCCCTCCCACCGGGCCTTCAACGCGGCCCTGGCCCAGGCCGGCGACCTGCTGGCCGCCGGCCCCTACGTGGGCACACACGAGGCGCTGATCCTGGTACACGCCCGGGACGAGGCGGCGGCCCTGGCGCTGCTGGAGGAGGACCCCTTCAACCAGGCCGGCCTCATCGCCCGGCGCACCCCCCGGGAGTGGAACCCCGTGATCGGCGTCCTGGCCTGA